A region of Streptomyces deccanensis DNA encodes the following proteins:
- a CDS encoding DUF6215 domain-containing protein yields MGTAAQVVSAVATVGVLLGGMWLLADLLDTTPESVGPAVCSSSDDASPAARGKVSGAQLCTALNRADLPKLLGTPTEQAVTASGSENESTWFDGTKTVTPEASVELDTYTVELSASDEDLPVAESVGYLGAGVETKTVLGHAAALYSGQTISISFRLDGSDAQSGPGGVARRLLVATDPKDSGGTFELVIYRQDTQIPDDEALFRVAEKVLPTLPGWKPAT; encoded by the coding sequence ATGGGGACGGCGGCCCAGGTGGTCTCGGCGGTGGCGACCGTCGGTGTGCTGCTGGGCGGGATGTGGTTGCTGGCGGACCTCCTCGACACGACCCCGGAGAGCGTGGGTCCGGCCGTCTGCTCGTCGTCGGACGACGCCTCTCCGGCGGCCCGGGGCAAGGTCTCGGGCGCACAGCTGTGCACCGCGCTGAACCGCGCCGACCTGCCGAAGCTCCTCGGGACGCCCACCGAGCAGGCGGTGACCGCGTCGGGCAGCGAGAACGAGTCCACCTGGTTCGACGGCACCAAGACCGTCACCCCCGAGGCGAGCGTCGAACTCGACACCTACACCGTGGAGTTGTCGGCGTCGGACGAGGACCTCCCGGTCGCCGAGTCGGTCGGCTATCTGGGGGCGGGGGTCGAGACGAAGACGGTCCTGGGACACGCGGCGGCCCTGTACTCGGGCCAGACCATCTCCATCTCGTTCCGGCTCGACGGCAGTGACGCGCAGTCCGGCCCCGGCGGGGTCGCCCGGCGGCTGCTGGTCGCGACCGACCCGAAGGACAGCGGCGGCACCTTCGAACTCGTCATCTACCGCCAGGACACCCAGATACCCGACGATGAGGCCCTGTTCCGCGTAGCCGAGAAGGTCCTGCCGACACTCCCGGGCTGGAAGCCCGCGACCTGA
- a CDS encoding L-idonate 5-dehydrogenase, with protein MHACVVHGAGDLRVEERPYDGPAPGEIEVAVALGGICGSDLHYYHRGRVGDFAVSEPMVLGHEVVGHVAALGPGVEGPDVPAVGAPVAIHPATPCGVCPECARGTRNVCAHTRYLGSAAHTPHVQGGFAQRLAVPAGQVRELPAGLDLRRAVLAEPLAVALHAVRRAGEVRGRRVLVTGAGPIGCLVVAALRHAGAAEVVAGDLHEEPLRIASEVGATATVRADRPDDPNWAGVFDVAVEASGAPAGLRGCVERARRGGTVVMLGLLPPGEIGLLGNVAVTRELELRGSFRFDTEFDEALSLLAQGLPVDPVVTHTFPLERSVAAFETAQDRTVASKVLLDLTDRA; from the coding sequence ATGCACGCGTGTGTTGTCCACGGAGCCGGTGACCTCCGGGTCGAGGAGCGGCCGTACGACGGTCCGGCGCCCGGTGAGATCGAGGTCGCCGTCGCGCTCGGCGGGATCTGCGGGTCCGATCTGCACTACTACCACCGGGGCCGGGTGGGCGACTTCGCGGTGAGCGAGCCCATGGTGCTCGGCCACGAGGTGGTCGGCCATGTCGCCGCCCTCGGCCCCGGGGTCGAGGGGCCGGACGTCCCGGCGGTCGGCGCGCCGGTCGCGATCCATCCGGCGACGCCCTGCGGGGTCTGCCCCGAGTGCGCGCGGGGCACCCGCAACGTCTGCGCCCACACCCGCTATCTGGGCAGCGCGGCCCACACCCCGCATGTGCAGGGCGGCTTCGCGCAGCGCCTCGCCGTGCCCGCCGGTCAGGTGCGGGAGCTGCCCGCCGGGCTCGACCTGCGCCGTGCAGTGCTCGCCGAGCCGCTGGCGGTGGCACTGCACGCCGTGCGCCGGGCGGGCGAGGTACGGGGCAGGCGGGTCCTGGTCACGGGGGCCGGTCCGATCGGCTGTCTGGTCGTGGCCGCGCTGCGGCACGCCGGAGCCGCCGAGGTCGTCGCCGGCGATCTGCACGAGGAGCCGCTGCGGATCGCGTCCGAGGTGGGCGCGACCGCGACCGTACGGGCGGACCGGCCCGACGACCCGAACTGGGCCGGGGTCTTCGATGTGGCCGTGGAGGCGTCCGGCGCGCCCGCCGGGCTGCGCGGCTGTGTGGAGCGGGCGCGGCGGGGCGGCACCGTGGTGATGCTGGGGCTGCTGCCGCCCGGGGAGATCGGGCTGCTCGGCAATGTGGCGGTCACCCGTGAACTGGAACTGCGGGGTTCCTTCCGCTTCGACACCGAGTTCGACGAGGCCCTGTCCCTGCTGGCCCAGGGCCTCCCCGTCGATCCGGTCGTCACGCACACCTTCCCGCTGGAGCGGTCCGTGGCCGCCTTCGAGACCGCCCAGGACCGTACGGTCGCCTCCAAGGTGCTGCTGGATCTGACCGATCGTGCGTGA
- a CDS encoding SDR family oxidoreductase produces the protein MGDPDRGSAGPLDGKTALVTGAGTGIGRATALMLAEEGATVVLVGRRPHPLDEVAAAVVAAGGTALARPAHVENAADVEELIRWTRDTAGPVDVLVNNAGGAGRTGDVRRVGEDEWHAVVDVNLTAVYLLTRAVLPDMLERGGGSIITISSLAAVRPTSLGGAPYGAAKAGVRNFMTYLRHTYGDDLVRATCVLPGAVDTPVLDSRPEPPGAELRAAMVRPEDVARAVLLCATLPPRTVIEELVIAPTRSGRTGGRPASGPPRPS, from the coding sequence ATGGGAGACCCGGACCGGGGGAGCGCCGGACCGCTCGACGGGAAGACCGCACTGGTCACCGGCGCCGGCACCGGCATCGGCCGGGCGACGGCCCTGATGCTCGCCGAGGAGGGCGCGACGGTGGTCCTCGTCGGCCGGCGACCCCACCCCCTCGACGAGGTGGCCGCCGCGGTCGTCGCCGCCGGGGGCACCGCCCTCGCCCGCCCGGCCCACGTCGAGAACGCCGCCGACGTGGAGGAGCTGATCCGCTGGACCCGGGACACGGCGGGCCCCGTCGACGTCCTCGTCAACAACGCGGGCGGAGCCGGCCGGACGGGCGACGTCCGCCGGGTCGGCGAGGACGAGTGGCACGCCGTCGTCGACGTCAACCTCACCGCGGTCTATCTGCTCACCCGCGCCGTCCTCCCGGACATGCTGGAGCGCGGCGGCGGCTCGATCATCACGATCTCCTCGCTCGCCGCCGTACGGCCCACATCCCTCGGCGGAGCCCCCTACGGCGCGGCCAAGGCGGGCGTGCGCAACTTCATGACCTACCTGCGCCACACCTACGGCGACGACCTCGTCCGCGCCACCTGCGTCCTGCCGGGCGCGGTCGACACCCCGGTCCTGGACAGCCGCCCGGAACCACCGGGCGCGGAGCTGCGGGCTGCCATGGTGCGGCCGGAGGACGTGGCCCGCGCCGTACTGCTGTGCGCCACGCTCCCTCCGCGCACGGTGATCGAGGAACTCGTCATCGCCCCCACCCGGTCGGGACGGACCGGGGGCCGACCCGCGTCAGGGCCGCCGCGGCCGTCTTGA
- a CDS encoding IclR family transcriptional regulator encodes MSGGEVPTDVVGRAIRLLVLVGEHPHGITLSALARASGVPVSTAHRLVNSLCREGLVEFETDGKRYKPGLRLFQLGQQAGQVYGFAGTALPVMQRVTRQTEEATLMSVLDGTRHLYVHYVDGPLPVGVRSDPGHHGPLHCTSMGKVLMAFAPADVRADLLDRVDLTPHGPNSVTDRDVLRAHVARAAELGYATADEEHHPGLRAVAVPILRPDGTVFAALSTAAPAFRRGMDDLVAMVPLLRSAAAELGVRLPAR; translated from the coding sequence GTGAGCGGCGGTGAGGTACCCACGGACGTGGTCGGACGGGCGATCAGGCTGCTCGTCCTGGTCGGCGAGCACCCGCACGGCATCACCCTGTCCGCACTGGCCCGAGCCAGCGGTGTCCCCGTCAGCACGGCCCACCGGCTGGTCAACTCCCTCTGCCGCGAGGGCCTGGTGGAGTTCGAGACCGACGGCAAGCGCTACAAACCGGGTCTGCGGCTCTTCCAGCTCGGCCAACAGGCCGGTCAGGTGTACGGCTTCGCCGGCACCGCCCTCCCCGTGATGCAGCGCGTGACCCGGCAGACCGAGGAAGCCACCCTGATGTCCGTCCTCGACGGCACCCGGCACCTGTACGTGCACTACGTGGACGGCCCCCTCCCGGTCGGCGTCCGCAGCGACCCGGGCCACCACGGCCCGCTGCACTGCACCTCGATGGGCAAGGTCCTGATGGCCTTCGCCCCCGCCGACGTACGCGCCGACCTCCTGGACCGCGTCGACCTCACCCCGCACGGGCCGAACAGCGTCACCGACCGCGACGTCCTGCGCGCCCACGTCGCCCGCGCCGCCGAACTCGGCTACGCCACCGCCGACGAGGAACACCATCCCGGCCTGCGCGCCGTGGCGGTGCCGATCCTGCGCCCCGACGGCACCGTCTTCGCCGCCCTCTCCACCGCCGCGCCCGCCTTCCGCCGCGGCATGGACGACCTGGTCGCCATGGTGCCGCTGCTGCGGTCGGCGGCGGCCGAGCTGGGCGTCCGGCTGCCGGCCCGTTGA
- a CDS encoding SDR family oxidoreductase, protein MTSHPLFDVTGKVALVTGSSRGIGRALAVGLLEAGCTVVLNGRDTVALEGTREELAGTFGDAVLAEAFDVTDPASVAGAVARIEDGAGPLDILVNNTGAQRRAPFLDFTDEDWHTLLDTNLTSAFLVGREVARRMVPRGHGKIVNICSLQSEAVRPGIAPYAATKGGLKMLTKGMCADLGPHGIQVNGIGPGYFDTELTSALVADEEFSSWVRGRTPAGRWGKVEDLVGALLFLASPASDFVNGQLLYVDGGMLSVL, encoded by the coding sequence ATGACGAGCCACCCCCTCTTCGACGTCACCGGAAAGGTCGCCCTGGTCACCGGGTCGAGCCGGGGCATCGGCCGCGCGCTGGCCGTCGGTCTCCTGGAGGCCGGCTGCACGGTGGTCCTCAACGGCCGGGACACGGTCGCCCTCGAGGGCACCCGCGAGGAGCTGGCCGGCACGTTCGGCGACGCGGTCCTCGCGGAGGCCTTCGACGTCACCGACCCCGCGTCGGTCGCCGGCGCCGTCGCCCGGATCGAGGACGGGGCCGGCCCCCTCGACATCCTGGTCAACAACACCGGCGCCCAACGCCGCGCCCCGTTCCTCGACTTCACCGACGAGGACTGGCACACCCTGCTCGACACCAACCTCACCAGCGCCTTCCTCGTGGGCCGCGAGGTCGCCCGCCGGATGGTCCCCCGGGGCCACGGCAAGATCGTCAACATCTGCTCGCTGCAGAGCGAGGCGGTACGGCCCGGCATCGCGCCCTACGCGGCCACCAAGGGCGGCCTGAAGATGCTGACCAAGGGCATGTGCGCCGACCTCGGGCCGCACGGCATCCAGGTCAACGGCATCGGCCCCGGCTACTTCGACACCGAGCTGACCTCGGCGCTGGTCGCCGACGAGGAGTTCAGCTCCTGGGTGCGGGGCCGGACCCCGGCCGGCCGCTGGGGGAAGGTCGAGGACCTCGTCGGCGCCCTGCTCTTCCTCGCCTCCCCCGCCTCCGACTTCGTCAACGGCCAGTTGCTGTACGTCGATGGCGGCATGCTGTCCGTCCTGTGA
- a CDS encoding Gfo/Idh/MocA family protein: MTQQGSLGVAVVGTGRMGADHVRRISEVISGAHVAAVVDPDTDRVRAIAAGVEGCAAYGDLAEALAAPGVDAVLVASPGPAHEAALLAAFAHDLPVLCEKPLTPDTASALRLLEAEERLGRRRVQVGFMRRYDREYVKLKALLDSGDLGRPLLLHHRHRNAAPPPGFTDAMAINDSVAHEMDVTRWLLGQEITAVTVLRPRPSAHAPEGLSDPQLVLFETDGGAVVDVEIFLSARYGYQVQAEAVCEDGTARIGEGHDMLVNAAGRWGGTVTPSYLERFEDAYDRQVQAWVDATRRGEVTGPGIWDGYAVAAISEAGVRAQYEGVRTEVELVERPALYR; encoded by the coding sequence ATGACCCAGCAGGGCTCCCTCGGCGTCGCCGTCGTCGGCACCGGCCGGATGGGCGCGGATCACGTGCGCCGGATCTCCGAGGTGATCAGCGGCGCCCATGTGGCCGCCGTCGTCGACCCCGACACCGACCGCGTCCGGGCGATCGCCGCCGGCGTCGAGGGGTGCGCGGCCTACGGCGACCTCGCCGAGGCACTGGCCGCGCCGGGCGTCGACGCCGTCCTCGTCGCCTCCCCGGGCCCCGCGCACGAGGCGGCTCTGCTCGCCGCGTTCGCCCACGACCTGCCCGTTCTGTGCGAGAAGCCCCTGACCCCCGACACCGCCTCCGCGCTGCGGCTGCTGGAGGCGGAGGAGCGGTTGGGTCGGCGCCGGGTGCAGGTGGGTTTCATGCGTCGCTACGACCGTGAGTACGTCAAGCTCAAGGCCCTGCTGGACAGCGGCGATCTGGGCAGGCCGCTGCTGCTGCACCACCGGCACCGCAACGCCGCGCCCCCGCCCGGTTTCACCGACGCCATGGCCATCAACGACTCCGTGGCCCACGAGATGGACGTCACCCGCTGGCTGCTCGGCCAGGAGATCACCGCCGTCACCGTGCTGCGGCCCCGGCCGTCCGCGCACGCCCCCGAGGGCCTGAGCGACCCGCAGCTCGTGCTCTTCGAGACCGACGGCGGCGCGGTGGTCGACGTCGAGATCTTCCTCAGCGCCCGCTACGGCTACCAGGTGCAGGCCGAGGCCGTCTGTGAGGACGGCACCGCCCGGATCGGCGAAGGGCACGACATGCTCGTCAACGCGGCGGGCCGCTGGGGTGGCACGGTCACCCCGAGCTATCTGGAGCGGTTCGAGGACGCCTACGACCGACAGGTCCAGGCCTGGGTGGACGCCACCCGGCGCGGCGAGGTCACCGGGCCCGGCATCTGGGACGGGTACGCCGTCGCGGCGATCTCCGAGGCGGGCGTCCGCGCCCAGTACGAGGGTGTCCGCACGGAGGTGGAACTCGTCGAACGCCCCGCCCTCTACCGCTGA